AATATCATGTATCATCTATTAAAAACTCACAAAGTAAATATAATCTCTATCAAAatcttcaattattttttttatcaaaatagtcTCAATCTAATATACTTCATATTGAAGGGGGCTTTATTCTTTGCAACTCTTTAGGAAATACTAGGTAAAAGGTTGATCTtctaaaaagattttttttaaacatctTTTAAAAAGATTACTTATCAGAAGCAACTCAAGCTATTACTTATCAGACTTCTCTAGTTTCATTCAAGACTCTCTCGACATTTTGCTTGCCGAACTTTATGCTATTTTACATAGCCACACCTTAGCCAAAGACATGGACATTGATGAGTTTGTCTGCTATTCTGACGATGTATAAAAAGACTCCTCCCTTCATTTCCACACCCATGCAGTTTTGATACAAGATATTTAAAGGGAATCATTGTCCTAATTAATTTATTCGCCAAGCTTTTTCAAATAATGACCTCTTAATTCATGCTTCTTTCCTGGAAAGTATTCGGGATTTTCTCCGAAACGATGCGGCCGGAactttttttatgggacccatgtgaatttcaaccaataaaagagagtgtgttggagtgtgtttgttaaagagtgtgttgctagcattattctattATTAATTCACACATGCAGTTTCCGTATTCCGTATGCATACTTTGATGTCACTATTGGCACCCCACCACGCCGCCGAAACGAGCTTATTGCTTTGTAATAGTAGTACTATAAAAGGACATGATATTATATGCACATTTACAACATATATTCCTCTTATATTATATTCTTTGAATCATACTATATTTGAGCAACTTAATATACAATGGCTGTAGGAGCAACTACTACAAAGATTCTGGTAATCGGAGGAACTGGTTACATGGGAAAGTTCATAGTTGAAGCTAGCATTAAAGCTGGTTATCCCACTTTTGCTCTTGTAAGAGAATCGACTCTTTCTAATCCAAACAAATCATCCATCATCCACAACTTCAACACATTGGGCGTCAACATTGTTTTGgtatgttttgttttcttttgctTCAAACTTAATTagcattttagtttttttttttttttcttttaaaacatgCTCCGACAATCAACACTTTTAGTTTTCTTGTTTTGTAGTTGTAACGTTTAATGATGTTGAATAATATTCAGGGTGATATAAACGACCAACATAGTTTGGTTAAGGTCATAAAGCAAGTGGACGTTGTAATCTCAACAGTGAGCCACGATCAATTATCTGATCAATATAAGATCCTTGCCGCTATTAAAAAAGCTGGAAATATAAAGGTACATCGATCGaactttaagttttttattttgttaagtaattaatttaatggctagaaatttcagttttaaagtgaataagtggagtgttcggaGTTTGAAAGCCGACCCTTATATAATGCAATTTCCTTGTCAACTAAGCTAATCTCACgggataaattttaaattaaattgtaattttgagTCAATTCATGAAGTGTTATCAtaagcaaaatatattttttatcaaaataaatagtGTAAGATTCATTTTAATCCCTCACAAATTGACAAAttgatttatttgtaaaaatattttaaacttaCGATAAttgattaatattatttttttttacagaggTTTTTTCCTTCTGAGTTTGGAAATGATGTGGACCAAAATCATGGATTGGATGAGGGAAAGGTTGTGTTTGACACTAAGACCAAATATCGTAGAGCCATTGAGGCAGAAGGAATTCCCCATACGTATGTGGTGGCAAATTTTCTCACTCAACACTTCCTTCCAACTTGGTCACAACTTATGGACTCAGCTTCTCCATTAGATGAAGTTATTATCCTTGGGGATGGAAATATCAAATGTAAATAACACTAATTTCCTTCAAGATTACAAGTTTATATATAGTCAATATTATGTTTCTTTTTAAGTGTAGCATTTTGACCGTGCGAACTATTCGCACATAACctatgtttttatttgtttcaatgaatatttttaaaatataaacttcTTAAAAACGGAGGAAGTAGGATCAAATACATTTGATTTCTTACTTATATTTAAAAGCAAAGAGAATTTATGATAATTAACTTTCTGTTGATTGACAGCCATTTTCAATACTGAAGAGAGTGTTGCGACTTTCACTATTAGAACAGTTGATGATCCAAGAACTTTGAACAAAACTCTCTATATTAGACCTTCCACGAACACCTTGTCATACAATGACCTAGTATCTCTTTGGGAGAAGAAGACAAGTAATACCCTTAAAAGAATCTATGTTTCGGAGGAGCAAGCAGTGAAGATGATGCAAGGTTAGTTATTAgtgatatattattattattattattattattattatacgcaacatataattattgttttattCATTCAAGTTGTGAAATTGATCTTTATCTTGAGAATATAAGTATAAGGCTTGCTTAACAATTGcaaatttgttttgttgtttttgtagAGTCACCATATCCTTTAATAAAGATGGGCTTTGCAATTTGTCTGGCTGCATTTGTGAAAGGAGATCACACTAACTATGAAATTGAACCCTCAATTGGAGTAGAAGCTTCAAAACTTTATCCTGATGTCAAATACACCACTTTGGATGAGTACTTTGAGGAAAATCATGATCGCACTCCATTTTACTTAAATTGGTTAATATCAATTAACAATGAGCAACATTTTAATTAGCAATGTACTACTATATTGTTTAATTAAGAAGTTGCTAATCAATTTCTTTATTATGGGAATTGATAATTGCTACACTCGTTGatcactattataagtaaaaaatcactttttaaatctcattgaataattaatatatctgattttgtattataaattaaatacatcaattattcaataaatctattttattttttttgttataatagtGATCGGAGTTGAATGTCTTGaatattttttggttaaatattttttgtctcGTGAATAAATAGTATGTCTTGAGTTGTAAAACTTAAAGGTGTACTCATATTTTGTTACATGTTTATTGAAGCCTAATGTTTTGATTTTGCTCTTTTGTTTGCTTGAAAGTGTAGTACATATTTATTTTCTCCCCTTAATCATCATCTCAAAAATGACAAAGGCAATTTGCTAGTGAATGTGTAATGCAAAACAAGAACTTCTGAgtattttttatgattatacATCACTCTTTTTTTCAAGCTTAcattgattgatttcataactATTTTTTACAATCTTAAATTTTACCTAGCTTGATTTTAGAGTTTTATAAgtactaattataattaatcttACAAAATTTGAGTTTGTAACCCTTAACATTGTAGGCAACAATTACCTTGAATGCTAGATGTTGAAATAATCTTAGATATCACTCCCTCCGGttttgaatataagcaaaaaacaccatattttaggttcattgaataaaatGTGTATTTGGACTATTTTATGGTACAGATATATgttttattcaatgaatctaaaaagttgtttttttgcttatattcaaaaCCGGAATGGTACATTCTTAAGCTGTGTTCACAAATATAAAGATAAACATGTAACAATGGAATTTTCAAGGCAAATATGTGTTCATtttccaaacatccaaaacaAAATCTACACATggtcgaactctggattaccaggGTTCCATCCCCCTGGGAACTAGAGGGTTAATACCGAAAACAAAGTCTACACACAgtcgaactctggattaccaggGTTCCATTCCCctgggaaccagagggttaatactGAAAACAAAGTCTACGATggtcgaactctggattaccaggGTTTCCATTCTCCTGGGAACTAGACAGTTAATACTAAAAACAAAGTCTACACAAGTGTGTCTAAAAATTCACTGATTGTGGTATATCTCAGCTGTGGATATAGTTCAGTACCATTCGCACCAGATGATGATTCAATATCAAAGTATGTGTGATCTCCCTTTATGAAAGCTGAATATATAAAAAGCATCTCGAAATTTGCAGGGAAAGTTGTTGCTGCAATGCAAAAAAATTTGCAGACAGCAGTGAATTTGttgttttgaataaataattcatGTTTGATTTAGATTAATTTCTAGATAATGGAAACTTGCCAACTAAAATAAGCTTACAGGTTGTGAAAAGAACTTATAACATAATTACTTAAAAGCTAAATGAGATaagtttttgaaaatatatattgaaatgCAAGAACTAGACtatttcataaaaaacaaattctaTGCTGGACCATTGCGGATTGGTACTTGAAAAGCGTTTGAAACTCCAATGATGACAGAGGTTGCCTTTTAGAAGTACAAATTCATGGTACTCGTACTCCCCATCCACACGACAGAGACAGTGACTTGATAGGCGTCAGTTCgacaaaaataaagaaaaacaaatttacaTACCTCAAAACTAAATTCTTATTAGTTTTTACTTGTTTTTATGGAACCAACACCGATCTAGACACTATCTCAGATGCAAAGACAATGAAGACCGTGAATCTTTACTTCTgaactatgaagcacggacactcctcagattagttGTGTCCCGTGCCAGACACGTGCCAGGACACTGACACTTATGATTGcacttaattatgtcattttcttaaattattatcggtgtagATGTGTCAGTGTTCGTGTCGTGTCTCATGTATGTGCTTCATAGCTTCTGAAGGACATCGTCGATCATCATTAGAGTTTCGGATAATTTTTAGTATTGATCTGATACAATATAGACTGGAGTACTGGACCACCTGCCTTCTTAAAAACTATAGTTGTTGtagaatttttttcatattctttTTCTGAGAATCTTTtgagaaaattattttattcaatctGTCTCATAGTGAAGTGATTCATTTGTTGTATGTAGAAgtcatattattataattgaAACTAAAAACAAAGTGCTATTATTATAATACCTTTGATTTTCTCAAGTAGCTCTTCTTCTGAGACATGCAACCTCTCAAGCTTCTTCCCTATTTTAGTTTCCCAAATCTCAACCAACTCATTCAAAGAACAAACATTTCCTGGAGGTCTCAAGTACAAAACTTTATTCAACATGCGAGGATCGTCAACTGCATTGATAGTGAAAGCAGCAACATCACTTTCCTGCATAAACACACCTGCAAATGAAAACCATTCATGAAAATGTAAGCACTTGAAAAATAACCAATGGTCTTCAATTCTTGATCAAGTAGAGAGACCTTTTGTATTGCCATCACCAAATATCGTGATTTTGTCCCTAGGAGGAGATTTTAAGCCTGGTTGAACAAGAGAAGGAAGCAAAACTTTCATAAAGAAATTGCAGGATATGAATGTATGTGGAATGCCTTCAGCTTCCACGAGTTTTCTGATTTCAATTTTGGGTGCATAGAAATTATAGCCATCCTCAAGTTCACATACTTTAGCTTTGGTAGGATCTGAGCCAAATTCAGATGGGATGAATCTCTGTAGCCAACAAATAGTTACAAACACAATCATTGAacacatttaataatttaataatgcagggaaaaagtgatttttgtaTCTAGAATACTAATTCATGTGTTATAGGATTATGAAAAACGTTCATGTATAGCTAGGTTGAGTTTCAAATGCCTCAATTTAATATGTAACTTTCTTATAGTAAACAAAAGTacatatatgttatatatcttacaacaacaacaaccaagtTTTATCCCACTAAAAGGGACCGGCTTCATGGATCAAACAACGCCATAATATTCTACCACATATCATATTTCTATCCCAACTCATTAATCTCCAAATCTTTCATAATAGTTTATCTTGTAGTTTTTCTAGGTCATCTTCTGTTTCTAGTGATTTGACATATCCTCCTTATTACAGAATCTACAAGTCTTCTCTCCACATGCCAAAAACACCTAATCCTAGTTTCCACTATAGGTGCCACCCCGACTCTCACTCTAATGTTTATCATTTATAATCATATCCCGTCTAATCTTCCCACACATCCAACATAGCATCCTCATCTCTACCACGAGTTatgatcctctccatttttactcttcatttttcatcttcgttACAATAGTTTTGAAGagttttataatatatatactaaaCTATTGGGTCCACCGAATGTCACGTCATTGCATTTATATTCTCAAAATTTTAGTAATGACAAAAATGAAGAGGATCCTAACTCGTTTTCTCTACCAACATTTGGTTGGTCAGAAAGGTAGCAGATTCAATTCAGACTATAAAACCTTAAACAAGTGGTCAGGGGTTAGACTACCGACTCTTGTGTATGGAAAAAACCTAATTGAGCCGACAGAATCCACCTTATGTGCCCAACAAATATTCCGAGGGAGTTTAGTCATTACTAAACACACCATCCATCcgatatttcaattttcatacATATATACCCTTTTTCAACTAAAAAGGTCAAAAAGTAAGCATTTCAAATGGAAGGGGTTTATGCATGATTCAAACCTTGATAGAACCAAGTTGTTTGATAACCCTGATGAGAAGCTTTTGCTGTAGAGTCTGTTTAGCTGAAACAGCACAAATTACAACATCTACTAATTTGACAGCTTCAACCAGGCTTGTTTCATCTTGGAGAGAACCCTGTTCATAAAATTTCAACCACAAGAATGAAATAAGACTCACTCACACACTAagacaacaaaatacaaaaagagAGTGatagagggaaaaaaaaaatcatactttgAGAAGGGTAATTCCGGCATTGGAAAGACATTGAAGTTTATGGGATTTGATTGGGTCGGAAAAAGCAGAATCTCTAATAAGAGCAAATGTTGGGTGACAAAATTTGAGACTTGTTTCTGCTAAATGGTAACCGAGACTTCCCGTGGCACCAATTATCAAAATTTTGGTCATTTTCATTCTATACAATACAACAACCTACGTACCTATGAAACATTAATCTATTGAGAGTAACGGTGTCTCCGTACTTATGATTTATGAACACAACAAGAATGAGTAAGAAAGTAGAGTAAAATGAGAAAATTCAttctcaataaataaataaataaataaattatcaaaaaaagaaattaaaatgagaaaatttgagtcactttatttttattgggcTAATTTGGACAATCCGTcatttaacttatttattggttttaTCTTGATCTCTTAACattaattatgtttgtttttctaaaacattaaatttcctttttttagtTATCATGATATTagtacgaagttttcaccgtCATTAGCGGTGATTAATCTCCGTCGAAGAACatgtggggcacacaaggtgagttctcccctcccaaccgaatttcCGCCATACGCATGAGTCAGAAATCAAATctctgaccacatgcttaaggggacTAAGACCCTTatcacttggaccaattcattattgGTTAACTTTCCTTTCTATTATCCGTTAATGTGCATCAATGATATTATTTATTAGTAATATTGCTAGACGTGCTAGTAAATACACATGTTGTAAACCGTTTAGGTGTTTTACTTAATACGCATGATCTaccttgtattttttttgttttcagatCAATGAGGATTGTACCCATCTTTTCTTCCGATGCTCCTTTATCAAAGGTGTGCGGGGAGATGTTTTTAATTGGTTAGGCCAGAGCCCTTCGTTGGATTTGGAAGGATGGAATCACTTTTTGTCTTTTGGGAATTTGAtcaagtcaaaaaaaaaaggtaactaTGTGAGTAATTTGATTTGGTTAGCTAGTATTTGGTGCATTTGGAAGCTTAGAAACGTCGTGGTGTTCAAAGGAGTGTTACCTAATGTCTCTACTCTCTACCTTACTGGATAGCATTAAGACtattttttggatttggttTAGTAGTCGTGCATGTGGTTTGTCTTCTATGTCTTTCTCAAACTGGTGTTTTGATTCAACTGGTTGTCTTCAAAGCATATTATAATTTGCTTTGTTTTGTAAGagattgagtaccccttgtactcccttataataatatttttcttataaaaaaaattatgagttcCGACACATTTCTCAAACTGAAGGTAAATACATTATCAACATGTTAGAAAGGGAGTGTTCTTGTTAAAAATGGCTATTGTCGGGTTTTTCTTTTCAACGTACCACtcattttaattcattttagtGTGTTACATGGCTATTAACGTTAATTAGTTAAGAGACTAATATGAAAcgaataaataaattaaccggtcaattcttcaatttagcctttttatttttatttttaatgttaatttttattcttaTCGAATGAGGCGGTTGTTCAATACATAAATaaaatctgataaaaaattgtataattaGGAATTGATTCGTTGTTGactggagtttttttttttttacagtgaCTGAAGTTTATTAATCATTTGAATTTAATAATTTGGTTCAGTATCTATTTGATTTGTAAAAGATAGTTATTGAATAATACATAATAGTATAAGACAAAATTTTTTAACGATCAAacattttttatcttataaaatatttggTCAACGAAAagttattttagtattttatataaattttatttgggacaaaaaaattgtcaagTGATTTAATAATTGATAAGAATTCCAGTTTTTCTCTGGTTTCTTAACCTGCATTTTGTCCAATCTCAAACGCgaattaattataatcaaacaGAGGACAGCAACATATTTCATTTATTGATTTTACATGCACACCTCTTAACTAACgtgacttttattttaaaattaaatattaacataACATGGTCCAAGGAACTCTAGTTAAGAATTTCATCCATTCTCACGCTCTAACATAACATGtacaaattgatattttataattttaatatttaattttaaagaaaaatcacACCACTATGAGAGTTTCGTATCACTTATATATTAATGTGTTTTCAATGTGGtagatatataattttttttatcaacaacaaAGACTATAACTTTAAGCGAGCAACTGCAATGACATCCGTAAAGAGAATATGATGTAGTTGAGAGCGGCAGACCGTCTATGATTTGAGAACACTCTCAAAGGAGGCACCATGTTTAGTTAGCCAATCAACACAGTATGTTGGAAAGAAACAGCTCAATCTTTACAATGGAGTTGAGAAATCTGACTAAGAACCTGTTTGTtatatctttttttaaatagattCTTATggtattaaataattttatctaaaacaaatttacaaattttttttttataaaagcttcgaatgaaaatttggtttgaatatgtattcttaaaatgttattttaggtatttgatcatttttttgaaaaaaaaatttggatatcaaaatttcgaaaaatcattaattttgaagttatttcaaatagattttcataaaaatcatttttgaaatacaactttttgaaaaatttgtgattttgactatgttttgatcttcaataatgtgtatttatgttatatgatgtcaaaattagtgtttcaattttaaaaaaaatgaatataaaaaaatttgtaatattttgaaaaacggttttagaaaatctattttcaaaagtacaaagaaaaaacctatttttttaaagctgaaacaaacaggcTCTAACATGAGCCACCATAGAATCAGACTCAATAACAATACTCTTGTGACCAACATTTTAAGTCTTACAAAGACCATGAAGAATAGCATATAACTTTGTCCCAAGCAAGTAGTGATACTACATAAATCAAAGAAATCCAATAACAATCAACGTTATTATTCCTGATAAGACCACCAAAACTTGATTTAGATAGAGAGTTGTCATCAACATTGACTTTAACGATACTATCTAAAGGAGGAGATCATGTTGCCCATATACTAGGAGTTTGTAAATGTTTTCCTTGGAAACGAGATGCAGCACATCAAAGTGAAGTGAATATATTTGGCTAAGGCAATTCCAATTTAACCAATGATTACCAATAAAAACCTAATCATTCTAGGACTTTCCATAACATCTAGCACGTTATAATTATAATGAAGATAATACCATTAGAGCATGAGCATGATGTTTGACTTTGAACCAAAGAGGAAAATCAGGACAAATAAAGATAAACATCCTTATTGAAAATCAAAGCAACCCAAATTGTTATGGAGTTGGGACAATCTCTGAAAGTGTGAAGCATCATGAATGAGACGGTCATTCATGAATGAGGACGACAACATCCTTAGAATAGTTTTTAACAACAAAAGATAATAACAAAGCACACAAATTCAAATAGAGCATATTGCACGcactaaaatgaaataaaaacaaaaagcaattgataaataacattataagaGCTTGAGCACTTTGATTATGAATTGAGGTCTCTCATTCTCTTTGAATAATGATAAGCTTCTCCTCGAGATGTGAAGACATTCTTAATGCCTTGAAGGTGCTTCTCCATAGAGCCTAATTTCTCCTCGAGATGTCAACGTACCAAAAATGCTTGAGCACTCCTAAGTCCTAACCAAGAGTGTCCACCATAGTCCATAGATAGAACTATTTAttcaaaatacaatttttttttacgcaatcaTTCAAAATACAATCTAAGTTGCAGAATATAGCAATCATTCAAAATAATGGCATATTCAATGAACTCGAAGTATTACACTCTGGATTTCATAAATTCAAAATTGTGTCAAACCATAAGCCTGA
This portion of the Trifolium pratense cultivar HEN17-A07 linkage group LG3, ARS_RC_1.1, whole genome shotgun sequence genome encodes:
- the LOC123916188 gene encoding phenylcoumaran benzylic ether reductase Pyrc5-like, whose product is MAVGATTTKILVIGGTGYMGKFIVEASIKAGYPTFALVRESTLSNPNKSSIIHNFNTLGVNIVLGDINDQHSLVKVIKQVDVVISTVSHDQLSDQYKILAAIKKAGNIKRFFPSEFGNDVDQNHGLDEGKVVFDTKTKYRRAIEAEGIPHTYVVANFLTQHFLPTWSQLMDSASPLDEVIILGDGNIKSIFNTEESVATFTIRTVDDPRTLNKTLYIRPSTNTLSYNDLVSLWEKKTSNTLKRIYVSEEQAVKMMQESPYPLIKMGFAICLAAFVKGDHTNYEIEPSIGVEASKLYPDVKYTTLDEYFEENHDRTPFYLNWLISINNEQHFN
- the LOC123916120 gene encoding probable pinoresinol-lariciresinol reductase 3; the encoded protein is MKMTKILIIGATGSLGYHLAETSLKFCHPTFALIRDSAFSDPIKSHKLQCLSNAGITLLKGSLQDETSLVEAVKLVDVVICAVSAKQTLQQKLLIRVIKQLGSIKRFIPSEFGSDPTKAKVCELEDGYNFYAPKIEIRKLVEAEGIPHTFISCNFFMKVLLPSLVQPGLKSPPRDKITIFGDGNTKGVFMQESDVAAFTINAVDDPRMLNKVLYLRPPGNVCSLNELVEIWETKIGKKLERLHVSEEELLEKIKATTFPANFEMLFIYSAFIKGDHTYFDIESSSGANGTELYPQLRYTTISEFLDTLV